The proteins below come from a single Microtus ochrogaster isolate Prairie Vole_2 chromosome 22, MicOch1.0, whole genome shotgun sequence genomic window:
- the Plin5 gene encoding perilipin-5 yields MDQKGEGSSPTPHRRMSDETVQEETDQQNVVKRVVALPLVRATCTAVSGAYNAAKDKHPLLGSACRLAEHCVCSVTTCALDHAQPLLEHLQPQLATVNNLACRGLDKLEEKLPFLQQPSDTVVSSAKDAVAHSVTGVVGLAQRGRRWSGELRRSMSQAMDMVLGKSEELVDHFLPMTEEELAALAAEAEGPEVGSLEEQRRQQGYFVRLGSLSARLRHLAYEHSLGKLRQSKHRTQDTLAQLQETLELIHHMQSGASPIPTLHAPKVQELSGDWTPWPENGRRHSQVELETLALSRSLTLELQSAVDALAGCVRGLPPGARAKVAEVQRSVDALQAAFADARCLRDVAPAALAEGRGRVARAHACVDELLDLVLRAMPLPWLVGPFAPVLVERPEPLANLAACVDEVVGGPDPRWAHMDWPAQQRAWEAEHADSPEQTEPPSCPPRHRLMPELDF; encoded by the exons ATGGACCAGAAAGGTGAAGGCTCCAGTCCAACGCCACACCGCAG GATGTCTGATGAGACAGTTCAGGAGGAGACGGACCAGCAG AACGTGGTGAAGCGTGTAGTGGCCTTACCCCTCGTCAGGGCCACGTGCACTGCCGTGTCCGGTGCTTACAATGCGGCCAAGGACAAACACCCGCTGCTGGGATCAGCATGCCGCCTTGCTGAgcactgtgtgtgcagtgtgaccACCTGCGCCCTGGACCACGCACAGCCGCTGCTGGAGCACCTGCAGCCTCAGT TGGCCACTGTGAACAATCTTGCCTGCAGGGGACTGGACAAACTGGAAGAGAAGCTACCGTTCCTGCAGCAACCGTCGGACACG GTGGTGAGCTCAGCCAAGGACGCAGTGGCCCACAGCGTCACAGGTGTGGTGGGCCTGGCCCAGCGGGGCCGGCGCTGGAGCGGGGAGCTGAGGCGTTCCATGAGCCAGGCCATGGACATGGTGCTGGGCAAGTCGGAGGAACTGGTGGACCACTTCCTGCCCATGACTGAGGAGGAGCTAG CGGCCCTGGCAGCCGAGGCCGAGGGCCCAGAAGTGGGCTCTTTGGAGGAGCAGAGACGACAACAGGGCTACTTTGTGCGACTGGGATCCCTGTCAGCGCGCCTCCGCCATCTGGCCTATGAACACtctctggggaaactgaggcagagcaaACACCGCACGCAGGACACACTGGCCCAGCTGCAGGAGACTCTGGAGTTG ATCCACCATATGCAGAGTGGGGCGAGCCCCATCCCCACTCTCCATGCCCCAAAGGTGCAGGAGCTGTCGGGGGACTGGACTCCATGGCCGGAGAATGGGCGCAGACACAGCCAG GTGGAGCTGGAGACGCTGGCCCTGTCTCGCAGCCTGACCCTGGAGCTTCAGAGCGCAGTGGACGCGCTGGCGGGTTGCGTGCGGGGCCTGCCACCTGGTGCCCGGGCCAAGGTGGCCGAGGTGCAGCGAAGCGTGGATGCCCTGCAGGCCGCCTTTGCCGATGCGCGCTGCTTGCGGGACGTGGCGCCCGCCGCTCTAGCCGAGGGTCGGGGCCGCGTGGCACGGGCGCACGCCTGCGTGGACGAGCTGCTGGACTTGGTCCTGCGAGCCATGCCCCTGCCCTGGCTTGTGGGACCCTTTGCACCGGTCCTGGTGGAGCGGCCCGAGCCCCTGGCCAACCTGGCCGCCTGCGTGGATGAGGTGGTGGGCGGCCCCGACCCGCGCTGGGCGCACATGGACTGGCCGGCCCAGCAGAGGGCCTGGGAGGCCGAGCACGCAGACTCGCCGGAACAGACCGAACCCCCGAGTTGCCCGCCCAGGCACAGACTGATGCCGGAGCTGGACTTCTGA
- the Sema6b gene encoding semaphorin-6B, whose amino-acid sequence MRTPRALPPCPALLLLLLLLLGVAHGLFPEEPPPLSVAPRDYLSHYPVFVGSGPGRLSPAEGAEDLNIQRVLRVNRTLFIGDRDNLYQVELEPSTSTELRYQRKLTWRSNPSDINVCRMKGKQEGECRNFVKVLLLRDESTLFVCGSNAFNPICANYSMDTLQPLGDNISGMARCPYDPKHANVALFSDGMLFTATVTDFLAIDAVIYRSLGDRPTLRTVKHDSKWFKEPYFVHAVEWGSHVYFFFREIAMEFNYLEKVVVSRVARVCKNDVGGSPRVLEKQWTSFLKARLNCSVPGDSHFYFNVLQAVTGVVSLGGRPVILAVFSTPSNSIPGSAVCAFDMNQVAAVFEGRFREQKSPESIWTPVPEDQVPRPRPGCCAAPGMQYNASNALPDEILNFVKTHPLMDEAVPSLGHAPWIVRTLMRHQLTRVAVDVAAGPWGNQTIVFLGSEVGTILKFLVRPNASVSGTTGPSVFLEEFETYRPDRCGQSGSGGEWGQRLLSLELDTASGGLLAAFPRCVVRVPVARCQLHSGCMKNCIGSQDPYCGWAPDGSCIFLRPGTSATFEQDVSGASTSGLGDCSGLLRASLSDERAGLVSVNLLVTSSVAAFVVGAVVSGFSVGWFVGLRERRELARRKDKEAILAHGGGEAVLSVSRLGERRGTGPGGRGGAGVGPGGPPEALLAPLMQNGWTKATLLHGGPHDLDSGLLPTPEQTPLPQKRLPTPHPHAHALGPRAWDHSHALLSASASTSLLLLAPTRAPEQPPVPAEPGPDGRLCAPRPGRASHPGDFPLTPHPSPDRRRVVSAPTGPLDPSGDGLPGPWSPPATSSLRRPVPHGPPAAALRRTHTFNSGEARPGGHRPRRHPPADSTHLLPCGAGERTAPPVP is encoded by the exons ATGCGGACCCCGCGAGCGCTccctccctgcccagccctgctgctgctcctgctgctgctcctggggGTCGCTCACGGTCTCTTCCCGGAAGAACCACCTCCACTCAGCGTGGCCCCCAGGGACT ACCTGAGCCACTACCCCGTGTTCGTGGGCAGCGGGCCTGGTCGTCTGAGCCCTGCGGAGGGTGCCGAGGACCTCAACATACAACGGGTGCTACGCGTTAACAGGACACTGTTCATCGGGGACAG AGACAACCTGTACCAGGTAGAGCTGGAACCGTCCACATCCACAGAGCTGCGGTACCAGAGG AAGCTGACCTGGCGCTCCAATCCCAGTGACATCAATGTGTGTCGGATGAAGGGCAAGCAAGAG gGCGAGTGTCGGAACTTTGTCAAGGTGCTCCTGCTTCGTGACGAGTCCACGCTCTTTGTGTGCGGCTCCAATGCGTTTAACCCCATCTGCGCCAATTACAGT ATGGACACGCTGCAGCCTCTCGGGGACAACATCAGCGGCATGGCCCGCTGCCCCTACGACCCCAAGCATGCCAATGTCGCCCTCTTCTCAG ATGGAATGCTCTTCACAGCCACGGTGACTGACTTTTTAGCCATCGACGCCGTCATCTACCGCAGCCTCGGGGACCGGCCCACCCTGCGCACAGTGAAGCATGACTCCAAGTGGTTCAAAG AGCCCTACTTTGTGCATGCCGTGGAGTGGGGAAGTCATGTCTATTTCTTCTTCCGGGAAATCGCCATGGAGTTTAACTACCTGGAAAAG GTGGTGGTATCCCGCGTGGCCCGTGTGTGCAAGAATGATGTGGGTGGCTCCCCACGAGTGCTGGAGAAGCAGTGGACTTCTTTCCTGAAGGCCCGGCTCAACTGCTCTGTGCCTGGGGACTCACACTTCTACTTCAATGTACTGCAGGCTGTGACAGGTGTAGTGAGCCTGGGCGGCCGGCCGGTGATCCTTGCTGTCTTCTCCACCCCCAGCAACAG CATCCCTGGCTCAGCCGTCTGCGCCTTTGACATGAACCAAGTGGCTGCTGTGTTTGAAGGCCGCTTCCGAGAGCAGAAGTCCCCGGAGTCCATCTGGACACCAGTACCTGAAGACCAAGTGCCACGGCCCAG GCCCGGGTGCTGCGCAGCCCCCGGTATGCAGTACAACGCCTCCAACGCCCTGCCCGATGAGATCCTCAACTTCGTGAAGACCCACCCACTGATGGACGAAGCGGTACCTTCTCTGGGCCATGCTCCCTGGATCGTGAGGACTCTGATGCg GCACCAGCTGACCCGAGTGGCTGTGGACGTAGCTGCAGGCCCATGGGGCAATCAGACAATAGTCTTCCTTGGCTCCGAGGTGGGCACCATCCTCAAATTCCTCGTGAGGCCCAATGCCAGTGTCTCAGGGACCACCGGGCCCAGTGTCTTCCTGGAGGAGTTTGAAACCTACCGACCTGACAG GTGTGGACAATCCGGCAGCGGTGGTGAGTGGGGGCAGCGACTGCTGAGCCTGGAGCTGGACACAGCCTCAGGTGGCCTGCTGGCGGCCTTCCCCCGCTGTGTGGTCCGTGTGCCTGTTGCCCGCTGCCAGCTCCACTCGGGGTGCATGAA GAACTGTATTGGCAGCCAGGATCCATACTGCGGTTGGGCCCCCGATGGCTCCTGCATTTTCCTCAGACCAGGAACCAG tGCCACGTTTGAGCAAGATGTGTCCGGGGCCAGCACCTCAGGTTTAGGGGACTGCTCAG GACTCTTGCGCGCCAGCCTCTCGGATGAGCGTGCAGGACTGGTGTCAGTGAACCTGCTGGTGACGTCCTCGGTGGCGGCGTTCGTGGTGGGCGCCGTGGTGTCTGGCTTCAGCGTGGGCTGGTTCGTGGGTCTCCGCGAGCGGCGGGAGCTGGCCCGGCGCAAGGACAAGGAGGCCATCCTGGCGCATGGCGGCGGAGAGGCAGTGCTGAGCGTGAGCCGGCTGGGCGAGCGCAGGGGGACAGGGCCCGGGGGCCGCGGAGGAGCCGGCGTCGGACCCGGGGGTCCCCCGGAGGCCCTGCTCGCCCCGCTCATGCAGAACGGCTGGACGAAGGCAACACTGCTGCATGGTGGCCCTCACGACCTGGACTCGGGGCTACTGCCCACCCCGGAGCAGACGCCTCTGCCCCAGAAGCGCTTGCCCACGCCGCACCCGCACGCCCACGCCCTAGGGCCGCGAGCCTGGGACCACAGCCACGCTCTGCTGTCGGCCTCGGCCTCCACCTCCTTGTTGTTGTTGGCGCCCACTCGCGCCCCTGAGCAGCCCCCAGTGCCGGCGGAGCCAGGCCCCGACGGTCGCCTCTGTGCCCCTAGACCCGGCCGGGCCTCTCACCCCGGCGACTTCCCGCTCACGCCACACCCCAGCCCGGACCGCCGGCGGGTGGTGTCCGCACCCACGGGCCCCTTGGACCCATCGGGCGACGGCCTGCCCGGGCCCTGGAGCCCACCCGCGACCAGCAGCCTGCGGAGGCCGGTTCCCCACGGGCCCCCCGCAGCAGCCCTGAGGCGCACGCACACGTTCAACAGCGGCGAGGCCCGGCCCGGAGGTCACCGTCCCCGCCGCCACCCACCCGCGGACTCGACGCACCTGCTGCCCTGCGGGGCAGGTGAGCGGACTGCACCTCCCGTGCCCTAG
- the Lrg1 gene encoding leucine-rich alpha-2-glycoprotein, which yields MAAWVKHLPWQREDLSSQKNPAVVVCPPNDWDIFSPWFPDCSPQDLNAPLPRILLLLALLVTSAQGIASSLKECVVLPSAEGTTVTCHGVTEFPSPLPADTVHLSVEFSNLTQLPAAALRACRRLRELHLSSNRLQALSPGLLAPVPGLRVLDLTRNELRRLPLGLFLTSVALRTLVLRDNRLRDASARWLWGLRALGHLDLAGNQLRALPAGFLTGLRALSTLDLGHNLLETLPAGLLRGPRRLQRLHLEGNRLRRLGDDLLAPQPFLRVLFLSDNRLASVAAGAFRGLWQLDMLDLSNNSLSSTPPGLLASLGRPARDMQDGFDVSHNPWVCDEDLRDLCLWLHANRHKMFSQNDTRCAGPEALRGRRLLDVEELGSP from the exons ATGGCTGCGTGGGTAAAACACCTGCCATGGCAGCGTGAGGACCTTAGCTCTCAGAAAAACCCAGCCGTGGTGGTGTGCCCACCCAATGATT GGGATATATTTTCACCATGGTTCCCTGACTGCAGCCCCCAGGACCTCAACGCCCCCCTACCCAGAATCTTGCTCCTCCTGGCCCTCTTGGTGACTTCAGCCCAGGGCATTGCGTCCAGCCTCAAGGAATGTGTGGTACTGCCGTCGGCTGAGGGCACCACCGTCACGTGCCACGGTGTCACGGAGTTCCCTAGTCCCCTCCCGGCTGAtactgtccatctgtctgtggaATTCTCCAACTTGACGCAGCTGCCCGCCGCCGCCCTGCGAGCGTGTCGGCGCCTGCGGGAGCTGCACCTCTCCAGCAACCGCCTCCAGGCGCTGTCCCCGGGGCTGCTGGCGCCTGTGCCCGGTCTGCGCGTCCTGGACCTGACCCGCAACGAGCTTCGCCGCCTGCCCCTGGGGCTCTTCCTCACCTCGGTCGCCCTGCGCACCCTGGTCCTGCGGGACAACCGGCTGCGGGACGCGAGCGCGCGGTGGCTGTGGGGCCTGCGCGCCCTGGGCCACCTGGACCTGGCGGGGAACCAACTGCGCGCGCTGCCCGCCGGGTTCCTCACTGGCCTGCGCGCCCTGAGCACCCTGGACCTGGGCCACAACCTGCTGGAGACTCTGCCCGCCGGCCTCCTGCGGGGCCCCAGGCGGCTGCAGCGCCTGCACTTGGAAGGGAACCGGCTGCGGAGGCTGGGGGACGACCTGCTCGCGCCCCAGCCCTTTTTGCGCGTCCTGTTCCTGAGCGACAACCGGCTGGCCTCGGTGGCGGCCGGCGCCTTCCGGGGCCTCTGGCAACTGGACATGTTGGATCTGTCCAACAACTCTCTATCCAGTACGCCCCCTGGCCTGTTGGCGTCGCTGGGGAGGCCGGCCCGCGACATGCAGGACGGCTTCGACGTGTCGCACAACCCCTGGGTCTGCGACGAGGACCTGCGGGACCTGTGTCTCTGGCTGCACGCCAACAGACATAAGATGTTCTCTCAGAACGACACGCGCTGCGCCGGGCCCGAGGCCCTGAGGGGACGGCGGTTGCTGGATGTGGAGGAGCTGGGGTCCCCGTAA